The bacterium genome includes a window with the following:
- the coxB gene encoding cytochrome c oxidase subunit II has product MLSWLPENISLEGQEIDALFYVIYYITGATFILVAALMVWFLIAYRDKPGAKATYTHGNNMLEIAWTVIPALILVVLMFMSQTGWAHIKMNLPAKPDVRVEVTGKQFNWIVRYAGPDGKFGTADDVVRDNALHVPVGKKVLLTLKGVDVIHSFFVPALRLKQDILPGRETFFWFTATKTGTYEMPCAELCGFGHSGMNGKLTVHSEADYGEWIAKTYKK; this is encoded by the coding sequence ATGCTCAGTTGGCTCCCCGAGAACATCTCCCTCGAGGGTCAGGAAATTGATGCTCTCTTCTACGTCATCTACTACATCACCGGGGCCACGTTCATTCTCGTGGCGGCCCTCATGGTCTGGTTCCTCATCGCCTACCGGGACAAGCCGGGGGCGAAGGCGACCTATACCCACGGCAACAACATGCTCGAGATCGCCTGGACGGTGATACCGGCGCTGATCCTCGTGGTGCTCATGTTCATGAGCCAGACGGGCTGGGCCCACATCAAGATGAATCTGCCGGCGAAACCGGACGTGCGCGTGGAGGTCACCGGCAAGCAGTTCAACTGGATCGTCCGCTACGCGGGCCCGGACGGAAAATTCGGCACGGCGGATGACGTGGTGCGCGACAACGCCCTCCACGTTCCGGTGGGCAAGAAGGTGCTCCTCACGCTCAAGGGCGTAGATGTCATTCACAGCTTCTTCGTTCCCGCGCTCCGCCTGAAGCAGGACATTCTTCCCGGCAGGGAAACCTTTTTCTGGTTCACCGCCACCAAGACCGGAACGTATGAAATGCCCTGCGCCGAGCTTTGCGGGTTCGGGCATTCGGGGATGAACGGAAAGCTCACGGTCCACTCCGAGGCGGACTACGGCGAGTGGATCGCCAAGACCTACAAAAAATAA
- a CDS encoding cbb3-type cytochrome c oxidase subunit I — MSATAAGHDAHAHHETFISKYIFSMDHKTIGKQFLWLGLLMMIVGGLLALMVRWQLAWPETSVWGFGWVTEESNMMPTGIVTPAFYNMLFTMHATIMVFLVVMPILVGCFGNFLIPLMIGARDMAFPLLNLLSFWVAVLGGVIMMAGFWVEGGHAASGWTGYAPLSTVEEYTGVMSGQVIWAIALFVLGISSMMGAVNYITTVINMRTKGMTWFRLPLVIWAIFIVAILSLLALPVLGSAAAMLVFDRTLGTTFFNPKAGGEPLLWQHLFWFFGHPEVYILILPAMGIGSDLLSVFSRKPVFGYRAMVYAIAAIAFLSWIVWGHHMFQSGMNPALGSAFMMTTMVIAVPSAIKTFNWLGTLWKGTIRFTVPMLHTLAFVSMFVIGGLSGIFMAANVVDIFIHDTYFIVAHIHYVVFGGSVFAIFGGIIFWFPKMFGTKLDDSLGRVHFWLTFIFFNMTFFPMHILGVGGHMRRIYNPLQYEFLKDLQSINVLITLGALGLGLAQLPFALNFFGSIFHWNNKAYRTLAQTVSSLVCTFISYKAVTFLLEGLVKPQAATLAGRTFAGIVALAVLALIWRYHARNMADFGAPAEQNPWSANTLEWTVSYPVPHGNFGPTLPVVHRGPYEYSMPGDSDDWAPQTKEMPTGAATH; from the coding sequence ATGAGCGCCACGGCAGCCGGGCACGATGCGCACGCCCACCACGAAACTTTCATATCGAAATACATCTTCTCGATGGATCACAAGACCATCGGCAAGCAGTTTCTCTGGCTGGGACTGTTGATGATGATCGTGGGCGGTCTTCTCGCCCTCATGGTCCGCTGGCAGCTCGCCTGGCCGGAAACCTCGGTATGGGGCTTCGGCTGGGTCACGGAAGAGAGCAACATGATGCCCACGGGCATCGTGACCCCTGCTTTCTACAACATGCTCTTCACGATGCACGCCACGATCATGGTGTTCCTCGTGGTGATGCCGATCCTGGTGGGATGCTTCGGCAACTTCCTCATTCCGCTCATGATCGGCGCGCGGGACATGGCCTTCCCGCTGCTGAACCTGCTCTCCTTCTGGGTCGCCGTCCTCGGCGGCGTCATCATGATGGCGGGCTTCTGGGTCGAAGGGGGACACGCCGCCTCCGGCTGGACGGGCTACGCGCCGCTCTCCACGGTGGAGGAGTACACCGGCGTCATGTCGGGACAAGTCATCTGGGCGATCGCGCTCTTCGTTCTCGGCATCTCCTCGATGATGGGCGCGGTCAACTACATCACCACCGTCATCAACATGCGCACGAAGGGGATGACCTGGTTCCGCCTCCCGCTCGTCATCTGGGCGATCTTCATCGTGGCCATCCTCTCGCTGCTGGCGCTGCCGGTGCTGGGCTCGGCGGCGGCCATGCTCGTGTTCGACCGCACGCTCGGCACGACGTTCTTCAACCCGAAGGCGGGCGGCGAGCCCCTGCTCTGGCAGCACCTTTTCTGGTTCTTCGGCCACCCGGAGGTCTACATCCTGATCCTCCCGGCGATGGGCATCGGCTCGGACCTGCTCTCGGTTTTCTCCCGTAAGCCCGTCTTCGGCTACCGCGCCATGGTCTACGCCATCGCGGCCATCGCCTTCCTCTCGTGGATCGTGTGGGGCCACCACATGTTCCAGAGCGGGATGAACCCTGCCTTGGGCTCGGCCTTCATGATGACAACCATGGTCATCGCGGTGCCCTCGGCCATCAAGACGTTCAACTGGCTGGGAACGCTCTGGAAGGGGACGATCCGTTTCACGGTCCCGATGCTCCACACGCTGGCCTTCGTCTCGATGTTCGTCATCGGCGGCCTGAGCGGCATCTTCATGGCCGCGAACGTGGTGGACATCTTCATCCACGACACCTATTTCATCGTGGCCCACATTCATTACGTCGTGTTCGGCGGAAGCGTCTTCGCCATCTTCGGGGGCATCATCTTCTGGTTCCCGAAGATGTTCGGCACCAAGCTGGACGACAGCCTCGGCCGGGTGCATTTCTGGCTGACGTTCATTTTCTTCAACATGACCTTTTTCCCGATGCACATCCTGGGCGTGGGCGGCCACATGCGCCGCATCTACAACCCGCTGCAATATGAGTTCCTCAAGGACCTGCAGTCCATCAACGTCCTCATCACACTGGGCGCGCTGGGGCTGGGGCTTGCGCAGCTGCCCTTCGCCCTCAACTTCTTCGGCTCCATCTTCCACTGGAACAACAAGGCGTACCGGACGCTGGCCCAGACGGTATCGAGCCTGGTGTGCACATTCATTTCCTACAAGGCGGTCACCTTCCTGCTGGAAGGGCTGGTGAAGCCGCAGGCCGCGACGCTCGCGGGCCGGACTTTCGCGGGAATCGTTGCGCTCGCCGTTCTGGCCCTCATCTGGCGCTACCACGCCCGCAACATGGCGGATTTCGGCGCGCCGGCCGAGCAGAATCCCTGGAGCGCCAACACGCTGGAGTGGACCGTCAGCTACCCGGTCCCGCACGGAAACTTCGGGCCGACGCTGCCGGTTGTCCATCGCGGCCCCTACGAGTACAGCATGCCGGGCGACAGCGATGACTGGGCGCCGCAGACCAAGGAAATGCCCACCGGGGCCGCGACGCATTAG
- a CDS encoding COX15/CtaA family protein, giving the protein MVLQNPRPASPGWAHRLAFITCGISLILIYAGGLVTSLGAGLSVPDWPSTFGYNMFLFPWAKMVGGIFYEHSHRLLGSLAGIFTILTAASIWMNEPRKWVRWMAAAALGLVVLQGLLGGLRVVLLKIDLAIVHACLAQLFFGLMVSIALVTSPSWHQPASDMTPEEGQDFRRLARMVVIFIYIQIVFGAILRHTGARLDAHLLFAVLASILCIRLSMKVLRHPGSGEDLTHPAHALWIFLALQLALGAGSYLVKYTSMGDDLYRGGIVIVTSAHVVIGSLLFASALILALRLYRAAEGEWALPRGSYTAGGVPA; this is encoded by the coding sequence ATGGTACTTCAGAATCCGCGCCCCGCTTCGCCCGGATGGGCGCACCGCCTTGCGTTCATCACCTGCGGGATCAGCCTGATCCTCATTTACGCCGGCGGTCTGGTGACCAGCCTCGGGGCGGGGCTATCCGTCCCCGACTGGCCGAGCACCTTTGGCTACAACATGTTTCTTTTCCCCTGGGCCAAGATGGTGGGCGGTATTTTCTACGAGCACTCCCACCGGCTTCTCGGCTCCCTGGCCGGCATATTCACCATCCTGACCGCGGCCTCCATCTGGATGAACGAGCCGCGCAAATGGGTCCGCTGGATGGCCGCCGCGGCGCTCGGCCTCGTGGTTTTGCAAGGCCTCCTCGGCGGATTGCGCGTGGTGCTGCTCAAGATCGATCTCGCCATCGTTCACGCGTGCCTGGCGCAGCTTTTCTTCGGCCTCATGGTCAGCATCGCGCTCGTCACCTCGCCGAGCTGGCACCAGCCCGCGAGCGATATGACGCCCGAGGAGGGGCAGGATTTCCGCCGCCTGGCGCGGATGGTGGTCATCTTCATCTACATACAGATTGTCTTCGGCGCCATCCTCCGTCACACGGGGGCGCGCCTGGACGCCCATCTCCTTTTCGCGGTGCTCGCGAGCATCCTGTGCATCCGGCTCTCCATGAAAGTGCTCCGCCATCCGGGCTCGGGCGAGGATTTGACCCATCCGGCCCATGCGCTCTGGATCTTTCTCGCGCTTCAGCTGGCGCTGGGGGCGGGCTCCTATCTGGTGAAATACACCTCGATGGGAGATGACCTTTACCGCGGCGGCATCGTCATCGTGACATCGGCCCATGTCGTGATCGGATCGCTGCTGTTCGCATCGGCGCTGATCCTGGCCCTGCGCCTCTACCGGGCGGCGGAGGGCGAGTGGGCTCTTCCGCGCGGCAGCTATACGGCCGGGGGCGTTCCGGCATGA
- the cyoE gene encoding heme o synthase: protein MISSRGETLTVRGERGAAQRLADFIALTKPRLIPMVLVAAAAGFYLASSGKIAYATLLNSLIGIGLATGGTLALNQAAEQEVDALMRRTRTRPLPGGRLQRWDAIIFGTILTVGGIAYLYLAVNTLSGHLITLTGGLYLFLYTPLKRFTSLNSIVGAIPGAMPPVLGWAAAAGTLAIEPAILFAILFFWQIPHALAIAWLYRDEFARAGIRLLPVEEPDGKSTGRQVINHCVALLPVSLMPTLVGLAGPVYFFTALALGLAYLYFGVRLSMERNTAAARRLFYASLGYLPLVLLVMVLDQIKG from the coding sequence ATGATCTCATCCCGGGGCGAGACCCTCACCGTGCGCGGAGAGCGGGGCGCCGCCCAGCGGCTGGCGGACTTCATCGCCCTGACGAAGCCGCGCCTGATCCCGATGGTGCTCGTCGCCGCCGCGGCCGGCTTCTATCTCGCCTCGAGCGGGAAAATCGCCTACGCCACCCTGCTGAACAGCCTCATCGGCATCGGCCTCGCCACCGGCGGGACGCTCGCCCTCAACCAGGCGGCCGAGCAGGAGGTGGACGCCCTCATGCGCAGGACGCGCACCCGGCCGCTCCCCGGCGGAAGACTCCAGCGCTGGGACGCGATCATCTTCGGCACGATCCTGACAGTGGGCGGCATCGCCTACCTCTATCTGGCGGTGAACACGCTCAGCGGTCATCTCATCACCCTCACCGGCGGGCTCTATCTTTTCCTGTACACCCCGCTGAAGCGCTTCACCTCGCTGAACAGCATCGTCGGCGCCATACCGGGCGCCATGCCGCCCGTTCTGGGATGGGCGGCCGCGGCGGGCACTCTGGCGATCGAACCGGCCATCTTGTTCGCGATTCTTTTCTTCTGGCAGATTCCCCACGCGCTGGCCATCGCCTGGCTGTACCGGGACGAATTTGCCCGGGCGGGAATCCGTCTTCTGCCGGTGGAGGAACCCGACGGGAAAAGCACGGGCCGCCAGGTAATCAACCACTGCGTCGCGCTGCTGCCGGTGAGCCTGATGCCGACCCTCGTCGGACTCGCCGGGCCGGTCTATTTTTTCACGGCCCTGGCGCTGGGCCTGGCGTACCTCTACTTCGGCGTCCGGCTCTCCATGGAGCGAAACACGGCGGCGGCCCGGCGGCTCTTCTACGCTTCGCTCGGTTATCTGCCGCTGGTGTTGCTGGTCATGGTGCTCGATCAGATAAAGGGATGA
- a CDS encoding heme-copper oxidase subunit III — protein MKNNADAVFPENREAGGGEPLQFHDGKPLIGNARLAMLAFIAAEIMFFAGLIGAFLVFRFSGRPWPPPFLPRLPVEVTAANTVILLLSSVTMTRARGAIARGDQKQLFRGLALTALLGVVFLLIQGYEWLRLLRFGLTASSGVFGSTFYTIIGTHGLHVLGGVLWLLTVLYGAWQGHFTPERHARVQTCGMYWHLVVGLWPVLFFLVYLL, from the coding sequence ATGAAAAACAATGCGGACGCAGTCTTCCCGGAAAATAGGGAGGCGGGCGGCGGCGAGCCGCTCCAATTCCACGACGGGAAACCGCTCATCGGAAACGCCCGGCTCGCCATGCTGGCCTTCATCGCCGCAGAGATCATGTTCTTCGCCGGCCTGATCGGCGCCTTTCTGGTCTTCCGGTTCAGCGGGCGCCCCTGGCCTCCGCCCTTCCTGCCCCGCCTCCCGGTGGAGGTGACGGCGGCGAACACGGTCATTTTACTTCTCAGCAGCGTCACCATGACCCGCGCCCGCGGGGCGATCGCCCGGGGAGACCAAAAACAGCTTTTCCGGGGGCTGGCCCTGACCGCCCTGCTGGGGGTGGTTTTTCTCCTCATCCAGGGCTACGAGTGGCTCCGGCTGCTGCGGTTCGGCCTGACGGCCTCCTCGGGGGTTTTCGGCTCCACCTTCTACACCATCATCGGCACGCACGGCCTCCACGTCCTGGGGGGCGTCCTGTGGCTCCTGACGGTCCTCTACGGCGCCTGGCAGGGCCATTTCACCCCCGAGCGCCATGCCCGGGTCCAGACCTGCGGCATGTACTGGCATCTGGTGGTCGGCCTCTGGCCGGTGCTCTTCTTCCTGGTCTACCTGCTGTAG